In the Leptospira limi genome, one interval contains:
- a CDS encoding helicase, translating to MSQETVLYQELEKLDLNEIKKIASLWNIQKIPGKDKKSTILGLMEIFQNEFYLKGVLEKFTPLQVNILTSILKNKGVMTLGEISRKVNIPPINVEMELNVLRKYYLLYQRKNRERLTNNLDKYHTYDEYQKLIKVETNPKGEKFKYSIEKTLHKATLGELPEEWKEAVGAKKGEHIETFLKNALSAEFLQKLIDELSDFDKDVLHQIYIHGGVIEADTIRNYITVNRGKFEQTIPHLTSLYLVRDLYYVEDKFIRVIVIPKEILDHLQFSPILPPVKKGTRVRQEKISANGLDFFLNVKKLISYISRKGLNLAKSGKIKQADHKRTETELLSPDIEIFPEKSQVYQIELILPILKLLGYVDIKGENVILIQETDEFLKKDIFEIMKLVIHEVNEARTRRLNPAEVFTATEVPFYEKGILDKTVKLIMAHGKINTSVIFSHIIRDHLVFSPTFQIKTYEEDLADLRKEIISAIFYLQLFGLIEVEYPQRNLSLSELGLHYFNHEPLVTVTEKGGITINPDFSIIAFPDRVSLHGIHLLKAFCELKDYDRVYTFLLTKDSFQLGILLGYDKETFIHFLRESSKADLAQNLLFLLDDWGNNLPIVTITEDSVLLRTKDSQVMELLLGQIKGKKFVLEEVSPTGIIIEKSKVMEVIAIAEKLNMIIRLNR from the coding sequence ATGAGCCAAGAAACTGTCCTGTACCAAGAGTTAGAGAAACTCGATCTCAACGAGATCAAAAAAATCGCAAGCCTTTGGAACATCCAAAAGATCCCAGGAAAGGACAAAAAATCGACCATTTTGGGTCTCATGGAGATTTTCCAAAACGAATTTTACCTAAAAGGTGTTTTGGAAAAGTTCACTCCCCTCCAAGTGAACATCCTCACCTCTATTTTGAAAAACAAAGGAGTGATGACCCTCGGAGAAATCTCGAGAAAAGTCAACATCCCTCCCATCAATGTGGAGATGGAACTAAACGTTCTTCGCAAGTATTACTTATTATACCAACGAAAAAACCGCGAACGCCTTACTAATAATTTAGATAAATACCATACCTATGATGAATACCAAAAACTCATCAAAGTAGAAACAAATCCTAAGGGTGAAAAGTTTAAGTATTCCATTGAGAAAACTCTTCACAAAGCAACTCTAGGTGAACTTCCAGAGGAATGGAAGGAAGCAGTAGGTGCAAAAAAAGGCGAACACATTGAAACCTTTTTAAAGAATGCACTCAGTGCTGAATTTTTACAAAAACTCATCGATGAACTTTCTGATTTTGATAAAGATGTATTACACCAAATTTACATCCACGGTGGTGTGATCGAAGCTGATACCATCCGCAATTATATCACTGTCAATCGTGGGAAGTTTGAACAAACAATTCCTCACCTAACTTCACTTTATTTAGTTCGAGATTTGTATTATGTGGAAGACAAATTCATTCGTGTGATTGTCATACCAAAAGAGATTCTCGACCATTTACAGTTTTCACCAATTTTACCTCCTGTAAAAAAGGGAACTCGTGTTCGTCAGGAAAAAATTTCTGCAAACGGACTCGATTTTTTCTTAAACGTAAAAAAACTCATTTCTTATATTTCCAGAAAAGGTTTGAACCTAGCAAAATCAGGAAAAATCAAACAAGCAGATCATAAAAGGACAGAAACAGAACTTTTATCACCTGACATTGAAATTTTCCCTGAAAAAAGCCAAGTTTATCAAATTGAACTCATTCTCCCCATCTTAAAGCTGTTAGGTTATGTAGATATTAAGGGTGAAAATGTTATCTTAATCCAAGAAACAGATGAGTTTCTAAAAAAAGACATTTTTGAAATCATGAAACTTGTCATTCACGAAGTGAATGAAGCAAGGACTCGTAGATTAAACCCAGCAGAAGTATTTACGGCTACTGAAGTTCCTTTTTATGAAAAAGGTATTTTGGATAAAACTGTAAAACTCATTATGGCACACGGAAAAATCAACACTTCAGTGATTTTTTCCCATATCATTCGTGACCATTTAGTATTTTCTCCTACTTTCCAAATCAAAACATATGAAGAAGATTTGGCGGATCTCAGAAAAGAGATCATCTCTGCCATTTTTTACTTACAACTTTTTGGTCTTATCGAAGTTGAATACCCACAAAGGAATCTAAGTTTATCAGAACTAGGACTCCATTACTTCAACCATGAGCCACTCGTAACGGTAACAGAAAAGGGTGGGATTACCATCAACCCAGACTTTTCGATCATTGCGTTCCCTGACCGTGTTTCTTTACATGGAATTCATTTGTTGAAAGCTTTTTGTGAGCTTAAAGATTATGATCGTGTTTATACGTTCTTACTCACAAAAGACAGTTTCCAATTAGGAATTTTACTGGGTTACGATAAAGAAACCTTTATTCATTTCCTACGTGAGTCTTCAAAAGCTGATCTTGCACAAAATTTACTCTTCTTACTCGATGATTGGGGAAACAATTTACCAATTGTAACGATCACCGAAGACTCGGTTCTCCTCAGAACAAAAGATTCTCAAGTGATGGAACTTCTACTTGGTCAGATCAAAGGGAAAAAATTTGTATTAGAAGAAGTGAGTCCAACAGGGATCATCATTGAAAAATCAAAAGTAATGGAAGTGATTGCCATTGCTGAAAAACTCAATATGATCATTCGTTTGAATCGTTAA
- a CDS encoding FeoA family protein — protein sequence MTLLDLHEGDSAIIQSINMDQLPKQMLTELLELGFFPGAEIRLKTKSKYLGKLICSLGGTTIGLRMKDGEAILLKTK from the coding sequence ATGACATTACTCGATTTACACGAGGGTGATTCAGCTATCATCCAGTCCATTAATATGGACCAATTGCCAAAACAAATGCTCACAGAACTTTTGGAACTAGGCTTTTTTCCTGGTGCTGAAATTCGATTAAAGACCAAATCGAAGTACCTTGGTAAACTAATCTGCTCACTTGGTGGAACCACAATTGGGCTTCGAATGAAAGACGGAGAAGCGATTTTACTAAAAACCAAATAA
- a CDS encoding ABC1 kinase family protein, translating to MDSFSEIVSFGLHSSLRVAHSSFVFSTRLLGILTKLAKGNSNHREIAISLREAFSQLGATYIKLGQFIASAPSLFPIEYVEEMQACLDSVRPVQFREIRSSVERELGGKLETLFHSFDETPLASASIAQVHAAVTKEGLDVVVKVQRPDVHLTLKTDMQILGILTKVLEVIAPEFKKSGLTAMFQEFQTSILQEIDFIQEAKNIEEFETYLLKAKESRARVPRVYHTLSTKKVLTMERFYGVPITDEKGLKQFTDNPRKVLSDALEIWFSSLSNQGFFHADVHAGNLMILKDGSIGFIDFGIVGRISPKIWRGLMLFTQGIGIGEPTLVAKGLVEMDSTDSGVNPTLLAKELDSVFNELESVYVHLTENEMFDESKVNRIMFEMKEIAEKNGLKIPREFALLMKQMLYFDRYVKSMAPEINLFRDSQNFVIGKT from the coding sequence ATGGACTCTTTTTCCGAAATTGTTTCTTTCGGTCTCCACTCAAGCCTTCGTGTGGCCCATTCCAGTTTTGTGTTTTCTACGAGACTCCTGGGTATCCTAACAAAACTGGCAAAAGGAAACTCAAACCATAGAGAAATCGCCATCTCCCTCAGGGAAGCCTTCTCCCAATTAGGTGCCACCTATATCAAACTGGGACAATTCATAGCAAGTGCCCCATCTCTTTTTCCCATCGAGTATGTGGAAGAAATGCAAGCCTGTCTTGATTCCGTAAGACCCGTACAATTCCGAGAAATCCGCTCCTCTGTCGAACGGGAGCTAGGTGGGAAACTAGAAACTCTCTTTCATAGTTTTGATGAAACTCCCCTTGCCTCTGCTTCCATCGCCCAAGTCCATGCGGCAGTGACAAAAGAAGGTCTTGATGTCGTAGTCAAAGTACAAAGACCTGATGTCCACCTAACTTTAAAAACCGACATGCAGATTTTAGGAATTCTGACTAAAGTTTTAGAAGTCATTGCTCCTGAATTTAAAAAATCGGGACTCACTGCGATGTTTCAAGAATTCCAAACTTCTATCTTACAAGAGATAGATTTTATCCAAGAAGCAAAAAACATCGAAGAGTTTGAAACGTATCTTTTAAAGGCAAAAGAGTCAAGGGCAAGAGTTCCTCGTGTGTATCATACTCTCTCCACAAAAAAGGTTTTAACGATGGAACGTTTTTATGGAGTTCCAATCACAGATGAAAAAGGTTTAAAACAATTCACAGACAATCCGAGAAAGGTTCTAAGTGATGCTCTGGAAATTTGGTTTTCTTCTTTATCCAACCAGGGTTTTTTCCATGCAGATGTACATGCTGGAAACTTAATGATCCTGAAAGATGGAAGTATTGGTTTTATTGATTTTGGGATTGTTGGAAGGATCTCTCCTAAAATCTGGCGTGGTCTTATGTTATTCACACAAGGCATTGGAATTGGAGAACCAACACTCGTAGCCAAAGGACTTGTGGAAATGGATTCAACAGATAGTGGAGTGAACCCAACTCTACTAGCCAAAGAATTAGATTCTGTATTCAATGAATTAGAATCTGTCTATGTACATTTAACAGAAAACGAAATGTTTGATGAATCGAAGGTGAATCGAATCATGTTCGAAATGAAGGAAATAGCTGAAAAAAATGGATTAAAAATTCCGAGAGAATTTGCACTCCTCATGAAACAAATGTTATACTTTGATCGTTATGTAAAATCTATGGCGCCTGAGATCAATTTGTTTCGAGACTCGCAAAACTTTGTAATTGGGAAAACATGA
- the feoB gene encoding ferrous iron transport protein B: MKEKNIYLVGNPNCGKTTLFNQLTGLKQKTGNFSGVTVEKKEGFVSLPNLELKITDLPGTYGLGGIAEDKKIAYEILLKRKEDEVVIYVLDALNLERGLQFLLQIIDMGVPTLVVLTMKDVLEKKRIQFDLNSLKQSLGLEIVLVNAKSGEGIPELKNLLSNENSFRKQKRLWTWESKEESLFNKLKKQLNINTNEAEFFLSQALKYLNGDTHLQDNRYLNQFPDSTKQILSEELQSNKYQFGYQEEMIHRSILIKKIISDTILSPISKNGGWSEKLDSIFLHPILGFFCFFLLMGILFQSLFTFAEIPMDLIEVGITQLQEYISMYLADGPFRSLLVEGILGGVGSVVVFVPQIALLFLFIGILEESGYLARASFLMDRLMGKFGLSGKSFIPLLSSAACAVPAILGTRTIENKSDRLTTIMVSPLIMCSARYPVYILIVGTVFSYPPIFGIFNVQGFVLFSMFFLGMTVSFAFALLFRKTVFKENASYFVMELPRYNIPSFKSLFFTVYGKVKSFLATAGQIILYISVLLWFLSHFPAEYKENVWKTSPIETSYIGRVGKVMEPAIAPMGFDWKIGISILTSFAAREVMVSTLAVLYGSEEEGEESESLRETLRSDRKSDGSLVWTPLTGVSLLLFFAFASQCMSTLAVTKKETGSLLWPTVQFLYMTTLAITSSLLVYQLGKILGFA, from the coding sequence ATGAAAGAAAAAAACATTTACCTAGTCGGGAATCCAAATTGTGGGAAAACCACATTATTCAATCAACTTACTGGCCTAAAACAAAAAACAGGAAACTTTAGTGGAGTCACTGTTGAAAAAAAAGAAGGTTTCGTTTCTTTACCAAATTTAGAACTTAAAATCACCGACTTACCAGGAACATACGGTCTTGGCGGAATCGCAGAAGATAAAAAAATTGCATACGAAATTTTACTCAAAAGAAAAGAAGATGAAGTAGTCATTTACGTACTTGATGCACTTAATTTAGAACGAGGATTACAATTTTTATTACAAATCATCGATATGGGTGTACCTACTTTGGTTGTTCTCACCATGAAAGATGTATTAGAAAAAAAAAGAATCCAATTTGATCTGAATTCGCTAAAACAATCTTTAGGATTAGAAATTGTTCTCGTAAATGCAAAATCGGGAGAAGGAATTCCAGAACTAAAAAATCTTCTCTCAAATGAAAATTCTTTTCGAAAACAAAAACGCCTTTGGACGTGGGAATCAAAAGAAGAATCCTTATTTAACAAACTTAAAAAACAACTCAACATCAATACCAACGAAGCAGAATTCTTTTTATCACAAGCCTTAAAATATTTGAATGGCGACACTCACTTACAAGACAATCGATACCTAAACCAATTTCCCGACTCCACCAAACAAATCTTATCTGAAGAATTACAATCAAACAAATACCAGTTTGGTTACCAAGAAGAGATGATTCATAGATCGATTTTGATCAAAAAAATTATATCTGATACGATTTTATCTCCAATTTCGAAAAATGGTGGTTGGAGTGAAAAATTGGATTCTATTTTTTTACACCCCATTCTTGGATTTTTTTGTTTTTTCCTTTTGATGGGAATTTTATTTCAAAGTCTATTTACTTTTGCAGAAATCCCAATGGATTTGATTGAGGTAGGAATTACACAATTACAAGAATACATATCAATGTATCTAGCAGATGGACCATTTCGTTCCCTCCTCGTTGAAGGTATTTTAGGTGGAGTTGGTAGCGTGGTTGTATTTGTACCTCAAATTGCCCTACTCTTTTTATTTATTGGAATCCTAGAAGAATCTGGTTATTTGGCTCGTGCTAGTTTTCTCATGGATAGACTTATGGGAAAATTTGGTTTATCCGGAAAATCATTTATCCCTCTACTCTCTTCGGCTGCTTGTGCTGTACCTGCCATCCTTGGTACAAGAACGATTGAGAACAAATCAGACCGCTTAACAACAATTATGGTATCTCCACTCATCATGTGTTCAGCAAGATATCCAGTTTATATTCTCATTGTTGGAACTGTTTTTAGTTATCCGCCAATCTTTGGTATTTTCAATGTCCAAGGCTTTGTTTTATTTTCCATGTTCTTCCTAGGAATGACGGTTAGTTTTGCATTTGCATTACTCTTTAGAAAAACAGTTTTTAAAGAAAATGCATCTTACTTTGTGATGGAACTGCCAAGGTATAACATTCCCTCATTCAAAAGTTTATTCTTCACCGTATATGGTAAGGTAAAATCGTTTTTAGCAACAGCGGGCCAAATCATTCTTTATATCTCTGTATTATTATGGTTCTTAAGCCACTTCCCAGCGGAATATAAAGAGAATGTTTGGAAAACAAGTCCCATTGAGACTTCCTATATCGGTCGTGTTGGTAAGGTAATGGAACCTGCCATTGCACCTATGGGATTTGATTGGAAAATCGGAATTTCGATCCTCACTTCTTTTGCCGCAAGAGAAGTGATGGTATCCACCTTAGCCGTATTATACGGATCGGAAGAAGAAGGGGAAGAATCAGAATCCTTGCGAGAGACCCTTAGATCTGATCGAAAGTCCGATGGAAGTTTGGTTTGGACACCCCTTACTGGAGTTTCCCTACTTCTCTTTTTTGCTTTTGCAAGCCAATGTATGTCCACACTTGCTGTAACCAAGAAGGAAACGGGAAGTTTGTTATGGCCTACCGTGCAGTTTTTGTATATGACTACACTTGCGATCACAAGTTCACTTCTGGTTTACCAATTGGGAAAAATTTTAGGATTTGCTTAA